The following coding sequences are from one Gossypium raimondii isolate GPD5lz chromosome 4, ASM2569854v1, whole genome shotgun sequence window:
- the LOC105779202 gene encoding SUN domain-containing protein 1 isoform X2: protein MSASTLSISANPAVSARRRPVLLAENKSNFESLPAEPNPNGVNVGEDKATGAANSRDLSHHSVRGEALKDFGQARKVTVAQNSNVPLRRTRKGVVNKTEKPRWQTVVQVEVVDRKLDNEIGGLRRELNERIDDQSVALGNSLKILEEKSEGLDKSLRELKSANLLTKEEFENMYEQMFKEKGGNGKIETAVSLSDIGAYAREIVKNEIEMHASDGLARADYALFSGGGKVVRHSEPFLAGKGSNWFSKGSQNMVHPDADKMLKPSFGEPGQCFPLKGSSGFVQIKLRTAIIPEAITLEHVAKNVAYDRSSAPKDCRVSGWMQGRDLDLPIDPNKMFVLAEFMYDLEKSSAQTFDVSDAGGVGIVNTVRLDFSSNHGSTSHTCIYRLRVHGHEPDSVSMVKM, encoded by the exons ATGTCCGCATCTACGCTCTCCATTAGCGCCAACCCTGCCGTGTCCGCTCGTCGCCGGCCTGTCCTCCTTGCCGAAAATAAATCGAACTTCGAATCATTGCCCGCCGAACCTAACCCTAATGGAGTTAATGTTGGCGAAGATAAAGCTACCGGCGCCGCTAACAGCAGAGATCTGAGCCACCATTCGGTCCGGGGCGAGGCGTTGAAGGACTTTGGGCAAGCCAGAAAAGTCACTGTGGCTCAAAACTCAAACGTTCCGCTGCGGCGGACACGGAAGGGAGTGGTCAACAAGACGGAGAAACCCCGGTGGCAGACTGTG GTTCAGGTAGAGGTTGTTGATCGGAAACTTGACAATGAAATTGGTGGGTTGAGGAGGGAATTGAATGAGAGAATAGACGATCAAAGTGTGGCATTGGGGAATTCATTGAAAATATTGGAAGAAAAGAGCGAGGGATTGGATAAGTCCTTGCGTGAATTGAAGAGCGCGAATTTGTTGACCAAGGAAGAATTTGAGAATATGTATGAACAAATGTTTAAAGAGAAGGGTGGAAATGGTAAGATTGAAACGGCAGTGAGTTTGAGTGATATAGGAGCCTATGCAAGAGAGATTGTCAAGAATGAGATTGAGATGCATGCCTCAGATGGGCTTGCCAGAGCCGATTATGCGCTGTTTTCGGGTGGAGGAAAGGTTGTCAGGCATTCCGAGCCCTTTCTTGCTGGAAAGGGAAGCAACTGGTTTTCAAAAGGTAGTCAAAATATGGTTCATCCCGATGCAGACAAGATGTTGAAGCCTAGTTTTGGGGAACCAGGACAGTGTTTTCCGTTAAAAGGAAGTAGCGGGTTTGTTCAGATCAAGCTGCGTACGGCTATTATCCCTGAGGCTATTACTTTGGAACATGTTGCCAAG AATGTGGCATATGATAGATCCAGTGCACCCAAGGACTGCCGTGTCTCTGGTTGGATGCAAGGTCGTGATCTTGATTTACCAATTGACCCCAATAAGATGTTTGTTTTAGCAGAATTCATGTACGACCTTGAGAAGAGCAGTGCTCAGACCTTCGATGTATCAGATGCGGGTGGTGTTGGCATTGTGAACACAGTTAGGCTAGATTTCTCTTCCAACCATGGAAGCACTTCACATACCTGTATTTATCGATTGAGGGTGCACGGTCATGAGCCTGACTCTGTTTCAATGGTAAAAATGTAG
- the LOC105779202 gene encoding SUN domain-containing protein 2 isoform X1 encodes MSASTLSISANPAVSARRRPVLLAENKSNFESLPAEPNPNGVNVGEDKATGAANSRDLSHHSVRGEALKDFGQARKVTVAQNSNVPLRRTRKGVVNKTEKPRWQTVVSIFIKNLVLLLVLAGLVQIIRRLALKSGEVSRAGTEVSLTEFEGRVAEVENFLKTTAKMIQVQVEVVDRKLDNEIGGLRRELNERIDDQSVALGNSLKILEEKSEGLDKSLRELKSANLLTKEEFENMYEQMFKEKGGNGKIETAVSLSDIGAYAREIVKNEIEMHASDGLARADYALFSGGGKVVRHSEPFLAGKGSNWFSKGSQNMVHPDADKMLKPSFGEPGQCFPLKGSSGFVQIKLRTAIIPEAITLEHVAKNVAYDRSSAPKDCRVSGWMQGRDLDLPIDPNKMFVLAEFMYDLEKSSAQTFDVSDAGGVGIVNTVRLDFSSNHGSTSHTCIYRLRVHGHEPDSVSMVKM; translated from the exons ATGTCCGCATCTACGCTCTCCATTAGCGCCAACCCTGCCGTGTCCGCTCGTCGCCGGCCTGTCCTCCTTGCCGAAAATAAATCGAACTTCGAATCATTGCCCGCCGAACCTAACCCTAATGGAGTTAATGTTGGCGAAGATAAAGCTACCGGCGCCGCTAACAGCAGAGATCTGAGCCACCATTCGGTCCGGGGCGAGGCGTTGAAGGACTTTGGGCAAGCCAGAAAAGTCACTGTGGCTCAAAACTCAAACGTTCCGCTGCGGCGGACACGGAAGGGAGTGGTCAACAAGACGGAGAAACCCCGGTGGCAGACTGTGGttagtatttttattaagaatttaGTGCTTTTACTTGTTTTGGCTGGGTTAGTTCAGATTATTAGGAGATTGGCTTTGAAATCGGGGGAGGTTAGTAGGGCTGGGACAGAGGTCAGCCTAACCGAATTTGAAGGTAGAGTTGCTGAGGTTGAGAACTTTTTGAAAACTACTGCTAAAATGATACAGGTTCAGGTAGAGGTTGTTGATCGGAAACTTGACAATGAAATTGGTGGGTTGAGGAGGGAATTGAATGAGAGAATAGACGATCAAAGTGTGGCATTGGGGAATTCATTGAAAATATTGGAAGAAAAGAGCGAGGGATTGGATAAGTCCTTGCGTGAATTGAAGAGCGCGAATTTGTTGACCAAGGAAGAATTTGAGAATATGTATGAACAAATGTTTAAAGAGAAGGGTGGAAATGGTAAGATTGAAACGGCAGTGAGTTTGAGTGATATAGGAGCCTATGCAAGAGAGATTGTCAAGAATGAGATTGAGATGCATGCCTCAGATGGGCTTGCCAGAGCCGATTATGCGCTGTTTTCGGGTGGAGGAAAGGTTGTCAGGCATTCCGAGCCCTTTCTTGCTGGAAAGGGAAGCAACTGGTTTTCAAAAGGTAGTCAAAATATGGTTCATCCCGATGCAGACAAGATGTTGAAGCCTAGTTTTGGGGAACCAGGACAGTGTTTTCCGTTAAAAGGAAGTAGCGGGTTTGTTCAGATCAAGCTGCGTACGGCTATTATCCCTGAGGCTATTACTTTGGAACATGTTGCCAAG AATGTGGCATATGATAGATCCAGTGCACCCAAGGACTGCCGTGTCTCTGGTTGGATGCAAGGTCGTGATCTTGATTTACCAATTGACCCCAATAAGATGTTTGTTTTAGCAGAATTCATGTACGACCTTGAGAAGAGCAGTGCTCAGACCTTCGATGTATCAGATGCGGGTGGTGTTGGCATTGTGAACACAGTTAGGCTAGATTTCTCTTCCAACCATGGAAGCACTTCACATACCTGTATTTATCGATTGAGGGTGCACGGTCATGAGCCTGACTCTGTTTCAATGGTAAAAATGTAG
- the LOC128040511 gene encoding uncharacterized protein LOC128040511 produces the protein MDVDEIKKRWRDENEVATTTHVSSDEGVGPGSYMDDTFASFLSVGLPENRIWKEELISSLFSDEEVEAIKCIPLSKTRCDDCQVWRGEKTGQYTVRSGYKELMSQSDTTEISEDIQMVFKKLWSLSVPAKIKITMWRALRGFLPTGQVLFNRRIRNSAICSRCNMGSESLLHVVAECNNVKEIWDGIGISWDSNLNLETFWLWFIHLVQHKEERIWEKVVIAIWAIWWARNKQVMEGISTTKRSSIAKILSMVEELKVLNEKLPVIKAVGSDCWRPPQEPSVKLNFDAAYKPKQTNHAQVLLLEMEEER, from the exons ATGGATGTAGATGAGATTAAGAAGAGGTGGAGGGATGAGAATGAAGTTGCTACTACTACTCATGTTTCTAGTGATGAGGGTGTAGGACCAGGTTCTTATATGGATGATACGTTTGCTTCTTTTTTATCAGTTGGTCTCCCA GAAAATCGGATATGGAAAGAAGAGCTAATCTCCAGTCTTTTTTCTGATGAGGAGGTGGAAGCGATCAAATGTATTCCTCTATCTAAAACTAGATGTGATGACTGTCAAGTGTGGCGAGGGGAAAAAACAGGTCAATACACTGTTCGTAGTGGTTATAAAGAGCTAATGTCTCAAAGCGACACTACGGAAATATCAGAGGATATCCAAATGGTGTTTAAAAAATTGTGGTCTTTATCTGTGCCTGCTAAGATCAAAATAACGATGTGGCGAGCTCTAAGAGGATTTTTGCCAACAGGTCAGGTACTGTTTAATCGAAGGATTAGAAACTCTGCAATTTGTTCTCGATGCAATATGGGTTCAGAATCTTTGCTTCATGTGGTCGCAGAATGtaataatgtaaaagaaatttgGGATGGAATAGGCATTTCCTGGGACAGTAACTTGAATTTGGAGACTTTTTGGCTTTGGTTTATTCACCTGGTTCAACATAAGGAAGAGAGGATATGGGAGAAGGTGGTCATAGCGATTTGGGCAATATGGTGGGCTCGTAACAAACAAGTGATGGAAGGTATCTCAACAACAAAGCGGAGTTCAATAGCAAAAATTCTAAGCATGGTTGAAGAATTGAAAGTGTTGAATGAGAAATTACCTGTAATAAAGGCGGTGGGTTCAGACTGTTGGAGACCACCACAAGAGCCGTCGGTTAAACTGAACTTTGATGCAGCCTACAAACCCAAACAAACAAATCATGCTCAGGTTTTATTATTAGAGATGGAAGAGGAAAGGTAA
- the LOC105779201 gene encoding histone-lysine N-methyltransferase, H3 lysine-9 specific SUVH1 yields MEGGLSGNTVVPNSNDKSTVLDVKPLRMLIPQFPDTSEGPPFVCVPPNGPFPSGFSPFFPFSGPQGSQSTPDLNQNGLISTILPIRSFRVENASPMDAAHGTHKQKLVASSSVKKKAKVDKGSKLSFTTPINFDPGISLSERDDGNRELVENVLSRFDALRRKLSQMEDAVELHSGIIKRSDLKAGNMMMSKGVRTNMKKRIGAVPGVEIGDIFFFRMELCLVGLHAQSMAGIDYIKGELEGELVALSIVSSGGYDNDAEDPDILIYSGQGGNAGRDKEASDQKLERGNLALEKSLHRGNEVRVIRGFKDAIFQASKVYVYDGLYKIQESWMEKGKSGCNTFKYKLVRIPGQTGAFATWKSILKWKEGVSSRVGIILPDLTSGAEITPVALVNEVDDEKGPACFTYLATAKYLKSFNLVQTTLGCNCHDACRPGNSNCSCIKKNGGDFPYIANGVLACRKPLIYECGPSCPCIRNCKNRVSQGGLKFHLEVFKTSDRGWGLRSWDSIRAGAFICEYAGEVFDSDKARQDDGDGEINEYIFYTNRLYEPFKWNYEPESVGEASSDATEDYDIPSPLTISAKNNGNVARFMNHSCTPNVFWQPIVYEHNNGAYLHICFFAKKRIPPMTELTYDYGTPCQNETEGDNTTSGRKVCLCGSPKCRGYFY; encoded by the coding sequence atggaAGGAGGGTTAAGTGGAAACACTGTTGTGCCAAATTCAAATGATAAATCCACAGTTTTGGATGTAAAACCGTTACGTATGTTGATTCCTCAATTCCCGGACACCTCTGAGGGTCCTCCTTTTGTTTGTGTTCCTCCTAATGGTCCTTTCCCATCTGGGTTTTCGCCCTTTTTCCCATTTAGTGGACCACAAGGATCTCAATCTACACCTGACCTTAACCAGAATGGCCTCATTTCAACCATTTTGCCGATTCGGTCATTTAGGGTGGAAAATGCATCTCCAATGGATGCTGCACATGGCACTCACAAGCAAAAATTGGTTGCATCAAGTTCTGTTAAGAAGAAGGCAAAGGTGGACAAAGGTTCTAAGTTATCGTTCACTACTCCTATTAATTTCGATCCTGGAATTAGTTTATCCGAACGAGATGATGGTAACAGGGAATTGGTTGAAAATGTGCTTTCGAGGTTTGATGCTCTTAGGAGAAAGCTTAGCCAAATGGAAGATGCGGTGGAATTGCATTCTGGGATCATTAAGCGATCGGATTTGAAAGCTGGCAACATGATGATGAGTAAAGGGGTGCGGACTAACATGAAAAAGAGGATTGGGGCTGTTCCTGGTGTTGAAATTGGGGACATTTTCTTCTTCCGGATGGAGTTGTGTTTGGTGGGATTGCATGCTCAGTCTATGGCTGGAATTGACTATATCAAGGGTGAGTTAGAGGGAGAGTTAGTGGCTTTAAGCATTGTTTCGTCTGGAGGGTATGATAATGATGCTGAAGATcctgatattttgatatatagtGGTCAAGGTGGGAATGCTGGTAGAGATAAAGAAGCATCTGATCAGAAGCTTGAGAGGGGCAATCTCGCTTTGGAGAAGAGCTTGCACCGAGGCAATGAAGTAAGAGTGATTCGGGGTTTCAAGGATGCTATCTTTCAAGCGTCCAAGGTCTATGTATATGATGGGCTTTACAAGATCCAAGAGTCGTGGATGGAGAAGGGAAAATCAGGTTGCAATACGTTCAAGTATAAATTGGTTAGGATCCCTGGCCAAACTGGTGCTTTTGCAACTTGGAAATCAATTCTCAAGTGGAAAGAAGGTGTGTCTTCCAGGGTCGGAATTATTCTTCCTGACCTCACTTCAGGTGCAGAAATCACGCCTGTTGCACTTGTAAATGAGGTTGATGATGAAAAGGGACCTGCTTGCTTCACATATTTAGCTACTGCCAAGTATTTGAAATCATTCAACTTAGTGCAAACTACTTTAGGCTGCAATTGTCATGATGCATGCCGACCGGGAAATTCTAACTGCtcttgtattaaaaaaaatggaggtGATTTCCCTTACATTGCCAATGGTGTTCTAGCATGTCGGAAACCCTTGATATATGAATGTGGTCCTTCATGTCCATGCATTCGGAACTGCAAAAATAGAGTTTCACAGGGTGGCTTGAAATTTCACTTGGAAGTTTTTAAGACAAGTGATAGGGGTTGGGGTCTCCGGTCATGGGACTCTATTCGTGCCGGAGCATTTATTTGTGAATATGCTGGTGAAGTTTTTGACAGTGATAAGGCAAGGCAGGATGATGGAGATGGTGAAATTAATGAATACATTTTTTATACAAACAGACTCTATGAGCCCTTCAAGTGGAATTATGAACCTGAGTCAGTAGGAGAGGCAAGTTCAGACGCCACCGAAGATTATGATATTCCATCTCCTCTGACCATAAGTGCAAAGAACAATGGAAATGTAGCTCGATTTATGAATCATAGTTGCACTCCAAATGTTTTCTGGCAGCCAATTGTATACGAGCATAATAATGGAGCTTATCTCCAtatctgtttctttgcaaagaAACGCATACCTCCTATGACCGAGTTGACATATGATTATGGTACTCCATGCCAAAATGAGACTGAAGGTGACAACACAACATCTGGAAGAAAGGTATGCTTATGTGGATCACCGAAATGCCGGGGTTATTTTTATTGA